In Candidatus Persebacteraceae bacterium Df01, a genomic segment contains:
- the yihA gene encoding ribosome biogenesis GTP-binding protein YihA/YsxC: MELLNFQNPNFLRSTWTARDIDAATVIFAGRSNSGKSSVLNALCGGRFARTARLPGRTRAINLFALQRGQILADLPGYGYAVVAKEEQRTWSSKLMYFIKAPCLCGLVLVVDCRRGLQERDMALLHAASRLPALVLMNKADKLGRAALRDCVESAKSTLATLPMASTVLTFSALKKRGLEKLRYGVTDLFLGEATPSTDENNAN; this comes from the coding sequence ATGGAATTATTAAATTTTCAAAATCCAAATTTTTTGCGCTCTACATGGACTGCGCGCGATATTGATGCTGCCACAGTGATTTTTGCCGGACGTTCTAATTCTGGCAAATCTAGTGTGCTCAACGCCCTATGTGGTGGGCGTTTTGCTCGTACTGCACGTCTGCCGGGACGTACTCGTGCTATTAATTTATTTGCACTGCAGCGTGGTCAAATATTAGCTGATTTACCTGGTTACGGCTATGCAGTAGTTGCTAAAGAAGAACAGCGTACGTGGAGCAGCAAATTGATGTATTTTATTAAAGCGCCGTGTTTGTGTGGGTTGGTACTGGTGGTGGATTGCCGACGTGGGTTGCAAGAACGAGATATGGCACTGCTTCATGCCGCCTCACGACTGCCGGCGTTGGTGCTCATGAATAAAGCCGATAAGCTCGGACGTGCAGCATTACGTGATTGCGTTGAGTCAGCGAAATCAACACTGGCAACCCTTCCGATGGCAAGCACCGTGTTGACTTTTTCCGCGCTTAAAAAAAGAGGATTGGAAAAATTACGCTACGGTGTGACGGATTTATTTTTAGGCGAAGCGACGCCTAGCACCGACGAAAATAATGCCAATTAG
- a CDS encoding LptF/LptG family permease produces MNIATRYIIRRVTATVSVLWLILTMLIIMLELLANLSVASLSLALLQAALNAPRLALETLPFACAIGAATALRRMEENRELQVMRAAGMSLKYLTMAAAGGGLAFSLALLTLSEIVLEPAETVARAARGDFSANDGIWLQNKDSYFHAKQLKANGNMSDITIYRPTEDQLMVLRASAAIRQGNSWKLINGNMTTLNRGDNSFTAPSMQHRTFVSRGWDFPAAATAAALKAVARRPREMSMRSLLIAVTLEKNSGGTQFIGALWKRLWSLPAPLLLAASGVWFVGHTRRRRILATALAATGMVGAYYFSAILCAQLATLLRLPLINALPTLLLIGIIFVGARRRFA; encoded by the coding sequence ATGAATATTGCCACGCGCTATATTATCCGTCGCGTTACCGCTACCGTCAGCGTGTTATGGCTGATTCTCACCATGCTCATCATCATGCTGGAGTTGCTGGCCAACCTTTCTGTCGCCTCTCTGAGTCTCGCACTGTTGCAGGCTGCACTTAACGCACCGCGGCTGGCGCTAGAAACACTACCTTTTGCCTGTGCTATCGGCGCCGCTACTGCATTGCGCCGTATGGAAGAAAATCGTGAGCTACAAGTCATGCGAGCAGCAGGCATGTCGCTGAAATATTTAACCATGGCCGCAGCGGGCGGCGGTCTCGCTTTTTCGTTGGCATTGCTAACACTCAGCGAAATCGTATTGGAGCCAGCGGAAACGGTAGCACGCGCCGCACGAGGAGATTTTTCAGCAAACGACGGCATCTGGTTGCAAAATAAAGATTCTTATTTTCATGCTAAACAGCTAAAAGCAAATGGCAATATGAGCGACATCACCATTTACCGACCCACCGAAGATCAACTAATGGTTCTCCGTGCCAGTGCCGCCATCCGCCAAGGCAACTCTTGGAAGTTAATAAACGGCAACATGACGACACTAAATCGAGGAGATAACTCGTTCACCGCACCATCCATGCAACATCGCACTTTCGTATCTCGTGGTTGGGATTTTCCCGCTGCCGCTACTGCTGCTGCGCTTAAGGCCGTCGCGCGTCGTCCGAGGGAAATGTCCATGCGTAGCTTGCTAATTGCCGTTACATTAGAAAAAAATTCGGGCGGCACACAGTTTATCGGCGCTTTATGGAAGCGGTTGTGGTCACTGCCAGCACCATTGTTGCTAGCCGCCTCTGGTGTATGGTTTGTCGGTCACACGCGGCGACGGCGCATTCTCGCCACGGCGCTTGCCGCTACCGGCATGGTTGGCGCTTATTATTTTTCTGCTATCCTTTGTGCGCAGTTGGCAACATTATTGCGTTTACCTCTCATTAATGCGCTACCGACATTATTACTAATTGGCATTATTTTCGTCGGTGCTAGGCGTCGCTTCGCCTAA
- a CDS encoding LptF/LptG family permease, producing the protein MIYQGAHIRDCARHMSIVFPIVLIISSLIFLSRLLPDTVAQALPTFSLWHFLSLTILKYIPQLLTVSVFTGVLLAIGRSFHEREMDVWFASGIGLRHFVLPEILFALPIVLAIAGASLYLSPWSVRTADALRAQLVSDVNPENIRAGEFGTTPGNIFTYFFNGDREDAGNIFIARNDGNFHEIIIAAKARRDTANDVELLALEHGVLYRLPRLADTGVAEATGFERMLINLPATQIASDSPRGATTKSLNWRDATERAEIIWRIHQPLAALFLVLLAPFIARSHPQLGRGIGFLIALLLFCIYLNLLYFVRGGVAGKDMSTIIALLLPPLAVFAVAWLIERPLRR; encoded by the coding sequence ATGATTTACCAAGGTGCCCACATTCGTGACTGCGCGCGTCACATGAGCATTGTTTTTCCCATTGTACTCATCATCAGCAGCCTGATTTTTTTATCGCGGCTGCTACCCGACACCGTGGCACAAGCATTGCCGACATTTTCGTTATGGCATTTTTTGAGTCTTACCATTCTCAAATATATACCGCAACTGCTTACTGTGTCGGTTTTTACCGGTGTGTTACTTGCCATTGGTCGCTCCTTTCACGAACGCGAAATGGATGTGTGGTTTGCTTCCGGCATCGGGTTACGGCATTTTGTTCTGCCGGAAATATTATTTGCTCTACCCATTGTACTGGCGATTGCAGGCGCGTCACTGTATTTGTCACCATGGTCGGTACGCACCGCCGACGCGCTACGAGCACAGCTAGTTAGCGATGTTAATCCCGAAAACATTCGTGCTGGTGAATTTGGCACCACGCCGGGCAATATTTTTACTTATTTTTTTAACGGTGACCGAGAAGATGCCGGTAACATTTTTATTGCCCGCAATGACGGCAATTTTCATGAAATTATTATCGCCGCCAAAGCTCGTCGCGATACGGCTAATGACGTTGAGCTACTGGCCTTAGAACATGGTGTGCTTTATCGGCTACCACGGCTAGCAGACACCGGCGTTGCCGAAGCCACTGGCTTCGAGCGCATGCTAATTAATCTCCCGGCGACACAAATCGCCTCAGATAGTCCTCGTGGAGCCACCACCAAATCGTTAAATTGGCGTGATGCCACAGAGCGTGCAGAAATCATCTGGCGCATTCATCAACCGCTGGCTGCACTGTTTTTAGTACTACTCGCACCGTTTATTGCCCGTTCACACCCACAGCTGGGGAGAGGAATAGGTTTTCTTATCGCGTTGTTGCTGTTTTGCATTTATTTAAATTTGTTGTACTTTGTCCGTGGCGGCGTAGCCGGCAAAGATATGTCTACTATTATCGCGCTGTTGTTGCCACCGCTGGCGGTATTTGCTGTCGCGTGGCTGATTGAACGCCCTCTACGCCGATGA
- a CDS encoding leucyl aminopeptidase: MPKFSITKKSFSEGKCDSLLVILAAKKGKPMLSSTAQAVDGVLNGLLSTLCKRGDFSAGAGDTLTLHAQDGMRVTLVGIGEGTIAEHTQILVATVGGMKKTTILGVVPPEDAGAADLAAVVAAVGAGAYQYKLGASKPATTSLKEVRWMPVVNSAMLVHGGAIAEGVRLARHLAEQPGNVCTPRFLAKTATQLAKDTTLKATVIDEKQMRKLKMYALLGVSQGSREAPRLITLEHRGGRGAPVVLVGKGVTFDTGGVSLKPAAAMDEMKFDMCGAASVFGALLACARMKLPLNVVGVVPSCENMPGGAAIKPGDVITAMNGKTIEVLNTDAEGRLILADALTYAERYKPAVVVDVATLTGACVIALGHHVSGMTANDDKLATELVAAGEESGDPCWRLPLGDKYSHQLKSDYADLANIGGRSAGTITAAAFLSQFTKCKHWAHLDIAGTAWTTQKRATGRPVPLLTRFLMRRAGIVK; the protein is encoded by the coding sequence ATGCCTAAATTTTCCATCACCAAAAAAAGCTTTTCAGAGGGAAAGTGTGACAGCTTGCTTGTTATTCTTGCCGCTAAAAAGGGAAAGCCAATGCTGTCATCAACGGCACAGGCGGTTGACGGTGTACTGAACGGCTTGCTCAGTACACTGTGCAAGCGCGGTGATTTTTCTGCCGGTGCCGGCGATACGCTGACCTTGCACGCGCAAGACGGGATGCGCGTGACGCTTGTTGGCATTGGTGAAGGAACAATAGCGGAGCACACGCAGATCTTGGTAGCAACTGTTGGGGGGATGAAAAAAACGACCATTTTAGGTGTCGTGCCGCCAGAAGATGCCGGAGCCGCTGATCTTGCAGCCGTTGTGGCAGCCGTTGGAGCGGGAGCCTATCAATATAAATTGGGGGCGAGCAAGCCGGCAACAACCTCGCTCAAAGAAGTGCGCTGGATGCCGGTGGTTAATTCCGCTATGTTGGTGCATGGTGGTGCCATTGCTGAAGGCGTTCGTTTAGCACGGCATTTGGCGGAGCAGCCTGGCAATGTGTGTACCCCGAGATTTTTAGCCAAAACGGCTACTCAGTTAGCTAAAGATACTACTCTGAAAGCCACGGTTATTGATGAAAAACAAATGCGTAAGCTCAAAATGTACGCTTTGTTGGGCGTGTCACAGGGCAGTCGAGAAGCGCCGCGGTTGATTACGCTGGAACACCGTGGTGGTCGTGGTGCGCCAGTTGTGTTGGTGGGTAAGGGCGTAACTTTTGACACCGGTGGCGTCTCACTCAAGCCGGCAGCGGCGATGGATGAAATGAAATTTGACATGTGCGGTGCTGCTTCGGTGTTTGGTGCGCTGCTTGCTTGTGCGCGCATGAAATTACCGTTAAACGTTGTTGGTGTCGTGCCGTCTTGCGAAAATATGCCCGGCGGTGCGGCGATTAAGCCGGGTGACGTTATCACCGCAATGAATGGCAAGACTATTGAAGTACTCAATACCGATGCCGAAGGACGTTTGATTCTTGCTGATGCATTGACGTATGCTGAGCGCTACAAGCCGGCGGTGGTGGTGGATGTAGCGACACTCACAGGCGCTTGTGTGATCGCGCTTGGACATCACGTTAGCGGTATGACGGCAAATGATGATAAGTTGGCGACAGAGCTGGTGGCAGCCGGCGAAGAGTCTGGAGATCCATGTTGGCGGTTACCGTTGGGCGATAAATATTCGCACCAACTCAAGAGTGACTATGCCGATTTAGCCAATATTGGTGGGCGTTCGGCGGGAACGATAACCGCGGCGGCTTTTCTTTCACAATTCACTAAATGTAAGCACTGGGCACATTTGGACATTGCCGGCACTGCTTGGACAACTCAAAAACGTGCTACCGGTCGTCCTGTGCCGTTGCTTACCCGGTTTCTCATGCGCCGCGCCGGTATTGTTAAGTAA
- a CDS encoding DNA polymerase III subunit chi, producing the protein MTNVIMYIGVSDKLRFLLGLLSKKLLPHNMRVLIAAADEAEVAKVDNYLWTAVPGGFVPHVRLEDDAATETPVLITAGTLADDFHADTLVSWQHETQSFFPRFACLIDIVPTEGKDSGRTRYRFYQSHGYQINVHNLDK; encoded by the coding sequence ATGACCAACGTCATCATGTATATCGGCGTGTCTGATAAATTACGTTTTTTGTTAGGACTGCTCAGCAAAAAACTGTTGCCGCACAACATGCGTGTGCTCATCGCTGCCGCTGATGAGGCGGAAGTGGCGAAAGTAGATAACTATCTGTGGACAGCGGTGCCTGGTGGTTTTGTGCCTCACGTACGGCTGGAAGATGATGCGGCAACGGAAACGCCGGTACTCATCACCGCCGGTACCTTGGCGGATGATTTTCACGCAGACACATTGGTGTCGTGGCAACATGAAACGCAGTCTTTTTTCCCTCGATTTGCTTGTCTGATTGATATTGTGCCGACTGAGGGGAAAGATTCGGGGCGGACACGTTATCGTTTTTATCAGTCGCATGGCTATCAAATTAACGTCCATAACTTGGATAAATAA
- the mutY gene encoding A/G-specific adenine glycosylase — MNTKNTAFATAIICWQKRYGRHNLPWQCDNPYHIWLSEIMLQQTQVTTMLPYYQRFLRRFPDVHRLARAHTESVMAVWSGLGYYARARHLHATAKIIACKGFPQNAASWQTLPGVGKSTAAAITIFAGGGHHAILDGNVKRVLTRVFAIEQPTNKAATIHTLWKLADSLLPTHNIKPYTQGLMDLGATVCVRVSPRCEACPLSKQCLARQRGIERRLPHRSPRPIKSVRHIAMALIYHHNKVWLQKRPHAGIWGGLWSLPEKEATADLRDYCCKKFGDTLTPREEMAFTHTFTHYHLHAKVLCYACYKPPTSSPTAKWMQKGALADAALPAPIKKLLLAFFAP, encoded by the coding sequence ATGAACACAAAAAACACCGCTTTTGCCACCGCCATCATTTGCTGGCAAAAAAGATACGGTCGGCACAACCTTCCGTGGCAATGTGATAATCCATACCATATTTGGCTGTCGGAAATTATGCTGCAGCAAACACAAGTGACAACTATGTTACCTTATTATCAGCGTTTTTTGCGGCGCTTCCCCGATGTCCACCGTTTGGCCCGCGCCCACACCGAAAGCGTTATGGCAGTGTGGAGCGGACTTGGTTATTATGCTCGCGCCCGCCACCTTCATGCAACGGCAAAAATCATCGCCTGTAAAGGCTTTCCACAAAACGCTGCCAGCTGGCAGACTCTACCCGGCGTAGGAAAGAGCACAGCGGCGGCTATTACCATTTTTGCCGGTGGTGGGCACCATGCAATTTTGGACGGCAACGTCAAACGAGTACTAACCCGCGTTTTTGCCATTGAGCAACCAACTAATAAAGCTGCCACTATTCACACACTATGGAAACTGGCTGATTCATTGCTTCCCACACACAACATCAAACCTTATACGCAGGGGCTGATGGATTTAGGCGCGACTGTCTGCGTACGCGTCTCTCCACGTTGTGAGGCTTGTCCACTAAGCAAACAATGCCTCGCACGCCAGCGCGGGATTGAGCGACGGCTACCACATCGCTCCCCTCGCCCCATTAAATCCGTGCGTCACATAGCAATGGCACTCATTTACCACCACAATAAAGTGTGGTTACAAAAGCGTCCACATGCTGGCATTTGGGGCGGTTTATGGTCTTTACCCGAGAAAGAAGCAACGGCGGACTTACGCGATTATTGCTGCAAAAAATTCGGCGACACGCTCACACCACGCGAAGAAATGGCGTTCACGCATACATTTACGCATTATCATCTCCATGCAAAAGTGTTGTGTTACGCATGCTACAAACCTCCTACCTCCTCTCCAACAGCCAAGTGGATGCAAAAAGGCGCGCTCGCAGATGCCGCCTTGCCAGCACCTATCAAAAAATTATTGCTTGCTTTTTTTGCCCCGTAA
- a CDS encoding cytochrome c oxidase subunit 3 gives MSDSSHYFVPANSKWPIYTSLSMFLVVSGFICIFNELSGAYAVFGAGFLALTYCMVGWWRDVTVESEGGKYKEWEDMSFRWSMGWFIFSEVMFFVSFFGALFYARVLAVPDLGGLDSKVIWPQFEAIWPTAGPYFPDNFETIPAFDVPLVNTLILLTSGVTVTWAHWALKLNKRRQLNIGLALTVLLGVIFLAFQVQEYVHAYNDLNLRLDSGIYGSTFFMLTGFHGLHVTIGTISLIVILGRCMAGHFTPDKHFGFEAVAWYWHFVDVVWLFLFIVVYWL, from the coding sequence ATGAGCGATTCTTCTCATTATTTTGTTCCGGCTAATTCCAAATGGCCAATCTACACTTCGCTTTCCATGTTTTTGGTAGTTAGTGGTTTTATCTGCATTTTTAATGAACTGTCCGGCGCCTACGCTGTTTTTGGTGCAGGATTTTTGGCGCTGACATACTGCATGGTGGGCTGGTGGCGTGATGTTACCGTAGAAAGCGAAGGCGGTAAGTATAAAGAATGGGAAGACATGTCTTTTCGTTGGAGCATGGGCTGGTTTATTTTTTCTGAAGTCATGTTTTTCGTTTCGTTTTTTGGCGCCTTGTTTTACGCTCGAGTATTAGCTGTGCCAGATTTGGGCGGGTTAGACAGCAAAGTTATCTGGCCACAGTTTGAGGCTATTTGGCCAACTGCTGGACCGTATTTTCCTGATAATTTTGAAACGATTCCGGCTTTTGACGTGCCGTTAGTGAACACGCTTATTTTGCTTACTTCCGGCGTTACGGTGACGTGGGCACACTGGGCGCTAAAACTCAACAAACGTCGCCAACTCAATATCGGGTTGGCGTTAACCGTATTGCTGGGAGTGATTTTTTTAGCCTTTCAGGTGCAAGAGTACGTACATGCCTACAACGACCTTAATCTGAGGTTGGACTCAGGTATTTACGGGTCCACTTTTTTCATGCTTACCGGATTTCACGGGTTGCATGTAACTATCGGCACCATCAGCCTCATCGTGATTTTGGGGCGTTGTATGGCCGGACATTTTACGCCTGACAAGCATTTTGGTTTTGAAGCTGTCGCTTGGTATTGGCACTTTGTAGATGTTGTCTGGCTGTTTTTGTTTATAGTGGTGTACTGGCTGTAA
- the thrS gene encoding threonine--tRNA ligase — MSDIYITLPDGATRHFAAGITADEVAASIAPSLAKKAVACAVDGVLQDIYLPLETDCTVEFITRDDSAALELIRHDCAHVLAQAVGQLFPDAQPTIGPVITNGFFYDFYRETPFTHDDLQVIESRMRELIAQKIPLRREVRTRADARAHYEKLGESFKVELVDAIPDTETVSFYRQGDFLDLCRGPHMRHTGNTGTAFQLTHVAGSYWRGDSRRPQLQRIYGTAWRTDKELRTYLNMLAEAERRDHRRLGREMGLFHLQEEAAGTAFWHDKGWTLYRTLETYLRRRQRAAGYIEVKTPQLIDRKLWEASGHWDKFRENMYIAENEEGLRNYVDNPQEARIFALKPMNCPCHVEIYKRGTKSYRDLPLRMSEFGSCHRAEPSGALHGLMRMRHFVQDDAHIFCTEAQIADETVSFMALLSQIYRDLGFDKFVVKFADRPPQRAGDDTVWDRAEAALREACDKANVQWTLNPGEGAFYGPKLEFVLCDAIGREWQCGTWQVDFVLPERLHAEYTAASAERLRPVMCHRAIVGSFERFIGILIEHHAGRLPLWLSPLQVIVATIVSDADEHARQVCSTLQAAGLRAETDLRNEKINYKVREHSAAKVPAILVVGKREAEQNSVAVRRLGDNRNIAMSVDAAVSSLREEAQPPD; from the coding sequence ATGTCCGATATTTACATTACCCTACCAGATGGTGCCACGCGCCATTTTGCTGCTGGCATCACCGCCGATGAAGTCGCCGCCAGCATTGCGCCATCACTCGCCAAAAAGGCGGTCGCCTGCGCTGTTGATGGTGTCTTACAAGATATTTATTTGCCGCTAGAAACAGACTGTACAGTGGAATTTATCACCCGAGACGATAGCGCGGCGTTGGAGTTAATTCGCCATGATTGCGCGCATGTGCTGGCACAAGCGGTGGGACAACTGTTTCCTGACGCACAGCCAACGATTGGACCAGTCATAACCAACGGTTTTTTTTATGATTTTTATCGCGAGACACCATTCACACACGACGATTTACAAGTAATTGAGTCCCGCATGCGTGAACTTATAGCGCAAAAAATTCCCTTACGGCGCGAAGTCCGAACGCGCGCCGATGCTCGCGCCCATTACGAGAAGTTAGGCGAGTCGTTTAAGGTTGAATTAGTAGATGCCATTCCCGATACCGAAACAGTATCTTTTTACCGACAAGGAGATTTTCTGGATTTGTGTCGCGGACCACACATGCGCCACACCGGCAACACTGGCACAGCATTTCAGCTTACGCACGTCGCTGGAAGCTACTGGCGTGGCGATTCTCGTCGCCCGCAGCTGCAACGCATTTATGGCACTGCTTGGCGAACCGACAAAGAACTACGCACTTATCTCAACATGCTCGCCGAAGCCGAACGGCGCGACCACCGCCGGCTGGGACGTGAAATGGGGTTGTTTCATTTGCAAGAAGAAGCCGCAGGCACAGCTTTTTGGCACGATAAAGGCTGGACGCTGTACCGCACGTTGGAAACCTATCTTCGCCGCCGGCAGCGTGCTGCCGGTTATATTGAAGTTAAAACACCGCAACTGATAGACCGCAAGTTATGGGAAGCTTCCGGTCATTGGGATAAATTCCGTGAAAACATGTACATCGCTGAAAACGAAGAAGGCCTACGCAATTATGTAGATAACCCACAAGAAGCGCGCATTTTTGCATTAAAGCCAATGAACTGCCCCTGCCATGTAGAAATTTACAAGCGCGGAACCAAAAGCTACCGCGATTTGCCACTGCGCATGTCCGAGTTTGGTTCCTGCCACCGTGCCGAGCCATCGGGCGCGTTACACGGCTTAATGCGCATGCGCCATTTTGTACAAGATGATGCGCATATCTTTTGCACCGAAGCACAGATTGCCGATGAAACGGTGTCTTTTATGGCACTACTGTCACAAATATACCGTGATTTGGGTTTTGATAAATTCGTTGTCAAATTTGCCGACCGACCGCCGCAACGAGCCGGCGACGATACCGTATGGGACCGCGCCGAAGCCGCCTTGCGTGAAGCTTGCGACAAAGCCAATGTGCAATGGACGCTCAATCCCGGCGAGGGTGCGTTTTATGGTCCCAAGCTAGAATTTGTACTGTGCGATGCCATTGGTCGAGAATGGCAGTGTGGCACTTGGCAGGTGGACTTTGTATTGCCGGAACGGCTGCATGCCGAATACACCGCAGCCAGTGCTGAACGGCTGCGGCCAGTAATGTGCCATCGTGCTATTGTCGGTTCTTTTGAACGCTTTATCGGCATTCTTATTGAACATCACGCAGGGCGACTCCCACTGTGGTTATCACCACTACAAGTGATAGTGGCAACGATTGTATCGGACGCCGACGAACATGCGCGACAAGTGTGCTCAACATTACAGGCGGCAGGATTGCGAGCCGAGACAGACTTACGGAACGAAAAAATAAATTACAAAGTGCGCGAGCATTCGGCAGCAAAAGTACCTGCAATATTGGTAGTTGGCAAGCGCGAAGCCGAACAAAACAGTGTGGCAGTACGACGGTTGGGGGACAATCGCAACATCGCCATGTCCGTGGATGCAGCAGTTTCCTCATTGCGGGAAGAAGCCCAACCGCCGGATTAA
- a CDS encoding 2-isopropylmalate synthase yields MSNDNLIIFDTTLRDGEQSAGAAMSAEEKLKIALQLERLRVDVIEAGFPVSSAGDFAAVKQIAENITDSIVCGLARANEKDIHAAGEAIAPARRKRLHTFIATSPIHMQKKLNLSPDEVLARAVAAIKMARKYTDDVEFSPEDAGRSEEDFLCRIVEAAIATGATTINIPDTVGYTVPHQFSEIIKRLRERVPNAHKAVFSVHCHNDLGMATANSLAAVLAGARQVEGTINGIGERAGNTALEEVIMAVRTRRDVFSCDSRIESRQLVTASKLVSSVTGFPVQPNKAIVGANAFSHESGIHQDGVLKHKETYEIMSAESVGWSSNLIRLGKLSGRNAFKTRLVELGVTFENDTLLNNAFERFKSLADKKRDIYDDDLLAVAAGTERDEDNRYRLLSFSSTTGSDRQARATVVFSVDGEAHTAEANGDGQVDAAFCAVESKIQSGASLALYAVRNITAGSDAQGDVSVRLQKNGAAVTGHGADTDIVIASVKAYLNALGRLEGNASRTHPQQQTI; encoded by the coding sequence ATGAGCAATGACAATTTAATTATTTTTGACACGACATTGCGCGATGGCGAGCAAAGCGCCGGTGCCGCGATGAGCGCAGAAGAGAAACTAAAAATCGCCCTACAGTTGGAGCGATTGCGAGTAGATGTGATTGAAGCTGGCTTTCCAGTATCTAGCGCCGGCGATTTTGCCGCAGTTAAACAAATCGCCGAAAATATTACTGACAGTATCGTCTGTGGATTGGCACGCGCCAACGAAAAAGATATTCACGCCGCCGGTGAAGCAATTGCTCCCGCCCGCCGCAAGCGGTTGCATACCTTTATCGCCACTTCGCCCATTCATATGCAAAAGAAACTTAACCTTTCCCCCGATGAGGTTTTAGCGCGCGCTGTAGCGGCAATCAAAATGGCACGCAAATATACCGACGATGTAGAGTTTTCCCCCGAAGACGCTGGACGTTCGGAAGAAGATTTTTTGTGTCGTATCGTAGAAGCAGCCATTGCCACCGGCGCGACAACGATTAACATTCCCGACACTGTCGGCTACACGGTACCACACCAATTTAGCGAAATTATTAAGCGATTGCGCGAGCGCGTGCCCAACGCGCACAAAGCTGTGTTTTCGGTACACTGCCACAACGATTTGGGTATGGCTACAGCAAACTCACTAGCCGCGGTGCTAGCAGGTGCGCGGCAAGTAGAAGGCACAATTAATGGCATCGGTGAACGCGCTGGCAACACAGCGTTGGAAGAGGTTATTATGGCCGTGCGTACGCGGCGTGACGTGTTTTCGTGCGACAGCCGCATAGAAAGCCGTCAACTAGTGACAGCCAGCAAATTGGTTTCATCAGTGACCGGCTTTCCGGTACAACCAAACAAAGCCATTGTTGGAGCAAATGCTTTCTCCCACGAATCGGGCATCCACCAAGACGGCGTACTCAAACATAAAGAAACTTACGAAATCATGTCGGCGGAAAGTGTGGGCTGGTCTTCCAATCTAATACGCTTGGGTAAATTATCGGGGAGAAACGCTTTCAAAACACGATTAGTTGAACTCGGTGTAACTTTTGAAAATGATACATTGCTCAACAACGCCTTTGAGCGATTTAAATCGCTGGCAGACAAAAAGCGCGACATTTATGATGATGACTTACTTGCCGTTGCTGCCGGAACCGAAAGGGATGAAGACAATCGCTACCGCCTATTATCTTTTTCATCCACGACCGGCAGTGACAGACAAGCACGAGCAACAGTGGTTTTTTCCGTTGACGGCGAAGCGCACACGGCAGAAGCAAATGGCGACGGACAAGTAGATGCGGCTTTTTGTGCAGTTGAATCAAAAATACAAAGTGGCGCATCATTGGCATTATATGCAGTCCGCAATATTACCGCCGGCAGCGACGCCCAAGGTGATGTGTCGGTACGATTGCAAAAAAATGGAGCTGCGGTTACTGGTCACGGAGCCGACACCGACATCGTTATTGCTTCGGTTAAGGCTTACCTCAACGCTTTAGGACGACTAGAAGGCAACGCTTCACGCACACACCCGCAACAGCAGACAATATAA